One Rhea pennata isolate bPtePen1 chromosome 3, bPtePen1.pri, whole genome shotgun sequence DNA segment encodes these proteins:
- the GCM1 gene encoding chorion-specific transcription factor GCMa — translation MLKGADDVVMDQENSASQNGEMASWDINDIKLPQDVKQTDWFQEWPDSYVKHIYSSEDKNAQRHHSSWAMRNTNNHNSRILKKSCLGVVVCGNDCSTLDGRKIYLRPAICDKARQKQQRKCCPNCNGPLRLISCRGHGGYPVTNFWRHEGQFIFFQSKGAHDHPRPETKLEAEARRTIQKAQTAFSPHCPRFKRIQEIESLAGEAQTHESPPLLLSQPAAHVTPAHFSQLSGKTPPEQALRGAAGQPPFLGAAAGGAGLSPRCDKPGASSACGPSGGFGEPPRWDKRPPAARRGCRGPALAPAHLPGQPLCAGGRPAPGAPPAPEAGYEPFGPNAGLAGDASYAAKPPGAGSAGCLPSSLYLLAQQEPFLVPGGAHHHRHHLAPPKASGRDLEDEWRGLNLDYCSSEMFFSMYPLR, via the exons ATGCTGAAAGGTGCAGACGACGTTGTTATGGATCAGGAGAACTCCGCTTCCCAAAATGGAGAAATGGCAAGTTGGGATATCAATGACATCAAACTTCCCCAG GACGTGAAACAGACGGACTGGTTTCAAGAATGGCCAGACTCCTACGTAAAACATATCTACAGCTCTGAAGATAAAAACGCTCAGCGGCACCATAGTAGTTGGGCAATGAGAAACACCAACAACCATAATTCTCGCATCTTAAAAAAGTCCTGCCTTGGGGTGGTGGTCTGTGGCAATGACTGCTCAACTCTGGATGGAAGGAAGATCTATCTAAGACCAGCCATATGTGACAAAGCTCGgcaaaaacagcaga GGAAATGTTGCCCAAACTGCAATGGACCCCTAAGGCTCATTTCCTGCAGAGGCCATGGTGGATACCCAGTTACCAACTTCTGGAGGCATGAAGGCCAATTCATATTCTTTCAG TCCAAAGGTGCTCATGATCATCCTCGACCGGAAACAAAACTGGAAGCAGAAGCAAGAAGGACAATCCAAAAAGCACAGACAgctttctctcctcactgtccAAGATTTAAAAGAATCCAGGAGATTGAG TCCCTGGCAGGTGAGGCGCAGACCCACGAATCTCCGCCTTTGCTCCTTTCCCAGCCGGCAGCCCACGTTACGCCCGCTCACTTCAGCCAGCTCTCAGGCAAGACCCCCCCGGAGCAGGCGctccgcggcgctgcggggcagCCGCCGTTCCTGGGGGCAGCTGCCGGGGGCGCAGGCCTGAGCCCGCGCTGCGACAAGCCGGGAGCCTCCTCGGCTTGCGGCCCCTCCGGCGGCTTCGGTGAGCCGCCGCGCTGGGACAAgaggccgccggccgcccgccggggctgccgcggccccgcgctcgccccgGCCCACCTGCCCGGCCAGCCCCTCTGCGCCGGCGGCCGGCCTGCTcccggcgcgccgcccgcgcccgaGGCCGGCTATGAGCCCTTCGGGCCCAACGCCGGCCTCGCTGGAGACGCGTCCTACGCGGCGaagccccccggggccggcagcgccggctgCCTCCCCTCCTCGCTCTACCTCCTGGCGCAGCAGGAGCCCTTCCTCGTCCCAGGCGGCGCCCATCACCACCGCCACCACTTGGCACCTCCAAAGGCAAGCGGACGGGACCTGGAAGACGAGTGGCGAGGTCTGAACCTGGACTACTGCAGCAGTGAGATGTTTTTTAGTATGTACCCTTTACGGTGA